A genomic window from Agrobacterium tumefaciens includes:
- a CDS encoding GNAT family N-acetyltransferase, which translates to MRDLSDFKGCPAPKPVVLKGRYVTAEPFDRDRHLAKLWAALGGEGVNALLKYFPQNAFPGADAFGDWLIGAGQKLNWVTLIFVENASGDVVGMASYMRPDPANGVVEVGSVAHGGRMKRSPLSTEAHYLMAKHVFEDLGYRRYEWKCHNENEPSKITAKRYGFTFEGVFRQHMISKGENRDTAWFSMIDGEWPLIGKAFEIWLSPENFADDGAQKRKLEDIRAELANG; encoded by the coding sequence ATGCGCGATCTGAGTGATTTCAAGGGATGTCCGGCACCAAAGCCGGTGGTGTTGAAGGGCCGTTACGTGACGGCGGAGCCGTTTGATCGTGACAGGCATCTCGCAAAGCTCTGGGCCGCACTTGGCGGTGAGGGCGTCAATGCACTTCTCAAATATTTCCCGCAAAACGCCTTTCCCGGTGCCGACGCCTTTGGTGATTGGCTGATCGGTGCAGGGCAAAAACTCAACTGGGTTACGCTGATCTTCGTGGAAAATGCCAGCGGTGATGTGGTGGGCATGGCGAGCTACATGCGGCCTGATCCTGCCAATGGTGTGGTCGAGGTCGGTTCCGTCGCCCATGGCGGCAGGATGAAGCGCTCGCCTTTATCCACTGAGGCGCATTACCTGATGGCGAAACATGTTTTCGAGGATCTGGGTTACCGCCGCTATGAGTGGAAATGCCACAACGAAAACGAGCCCTCCAAGATCACCGCGAAACGTTATGGTTTCACCTTTGAGGGCGTCTTCCGTCAGCATATGATCTCGAAGGGTGAGAACCGCGATACCGCGTGGTTTTCCATGATCGATGGCGAATGGCCGCTGATCGGCAAGGCCTTTGAAATCTGGCTTTCGCCGGAGAATTTTGCAGATGACGGGGCGCAGAAGCGCAAGCTCGAGGATATCCGTGCGGAGCTTGCCAATGGCTGA
- a CDS encoding nickel/cobalt transporter — protein sequence MLSRSGRLAGPLVIAAITLLAVAGASHAQSPLGIGSAEPSFSVGGPLAPLMQWINVHQQMFYRALTGALKAMREDGWALGSLIGLSFAYGVFHAAGPGHGKAVISSYMIANETQLRRGILISFVSALIQGAVAIGLVGAAWLVLRGTSITMTKATQAMEIASFAMVALFGAWLLARKLWSLRIKREPVAVFATAGETAAGRTSGMGTGLRFQGKPVFADHDHDGAGDLCSACGKSHAPDPMLLKSKNFSLHEAWSAIIAVGLRPCSGAIIVMSFALLNGLYLGGVLSVLAMSLGTAIMVSVLAIMAVSAKGLAVRFAGPGSRKAAGISHAIEIAGALFVLIMGLLLLGASLRL from the coding sequence ATGCTGAGCCGCAGCGGCCGTCTGGCGGGGCCTCTGGTCATTGCGGCCATCACCCTGCTTGCCGTTGCCGGCGCTTCACATGCACAGTCGCCACTTGGCATCGGTTCGGCCGAACCTTCCTTTTCCGTCGGCGGGCCACTTGCGCCGCTAATGCAATGGATCAATGTACATCAGCAGATGTTCTACAGGGCGCTGACCGGCGCGTTGAAGGCGATGCGCGAGGATGGCTGGGCGCTTGGTTCGCTGATCGGCCTTTCCTTTGCTTATGGCGTTTTCCATGCCGCCGGGCCCGGCCATGGCAAGGCCGTCATTTCGTCCTACATGATCGCCAATGAAACACAGCTGAGACGCGGCATTCTCATTTCCTTCGTCTCGGCGCTCATTCAGGGCGCAGTCGCCATCGGCCTCGTCGGCGCGGCCTGGCTCGTGCTGCGCGGCACCTCGATCACCATGACCAAGGCGACACAGGCGATGGAGATCGCCAGTTTCGCCATGGTGGCGCTGTTCGGCGCCTGGCTTCTGGCGCGCAAACTCTGGTCGCTGCGCATAAAGCGCGAACCCGTCGCCGTCTTCGCTACGGCGGGCGAAACAGCGGCGGGCAGAACCAGCGGCATGGGCACAGGGTTGCGGTTCCAGGGCAAGCCGGTCTTTGCCGATCACGACCATGATGGCGCGGGCGACCTCTGCTCGGCCTGCGGCAAATCCCATGCGCCCGACCCCATGCTTTTGAAAAGCAAGAATTTCAGCCTGCACGAAGCCTGGTCGGCCATCATTGCGGTCGGGCTGCGGCCATGCTCGGGCGCCATCATCGTCATGAGCTTCGCGCTCTTAAACGGACTTTATCTCGGCGGCGTGCTTTCCGTGCTGGCCATGTCGCTCGGCACCGCCATCATGGTTTCGGTTCTCGCCATCATGGCGGTATCGGCCAAGGGTCTTGCGGTGCGTTTCGCCGGCCCCGGCAGCCGCAAGGCAGCTGGCATCAGCCACGCGATCGAGATCGCCGGTGCGCTGTTCGTTTTGATCATGGGTCTGTTATTGCTCGGCGCTTCGCTTCGGCTCTAG
- a CDS encoding DUF1007 family protein: MNRRFLLLAAGLACIPVAASAHPHIFAEARMEIVEGPNGTVQEVRNIWRFDEMFSASVVMDYDKNSDLKLDKDELAEIGTTVLESLAEYSYYTFITANGKPVEFAKPDAIHVDYKDQQILMFFSVKPAKPLAVKGKLSFGAWDPTMYTAIDFAKDADIATEGKDLNACKHHVVRPDPDEVISQNQSSLTDAFFNDPTGTDMTKLFATRLEVTC; the protein is encoded by the coding sequence ATGAACAGACGATTTTTGCTTCTCGCGGCTGGCCTTGCCTGTATTCCCGTCGCGGCCTCGGCGCATCCACATATCTTCGCCGAAGCGCGCATGGAAATTGTCGAGGGGCCGAACGGCACCGTTCAGGAAGTGCGCAATATCTGGCGTTTTGACGAGATGTTCTCGGCAAGCGTGGTAATGGACTACGACAAGAACAGCGACCTGAAGCTGGACAAGGACGAGCTGGCCGAAATCGGCACCACCGTACTGGAGTCGCTCGCCGAATATTCCTATTACACCTTCATCACTGCCAACGGAAAACCGGTAGAATTTGCCAAACCGGACGCCATTCACGTGGATTACAAGGATCAGCAGATCCTGATGTTCTTTTCCGTAAAGCCCGCCAAACCCCTTGCAGTGAAAGGCAAGCTGAGTTTCGGCGCCTGGGATCCGACCATGTATACGGCAATCGATTTTGCCAAAGACGCCGATATTGCCACCGAGGGCAAGGATCTGAATGCCTGCAAGCACCATGTCGTTCGCCCCGATCCCGACGAGGTGATCTCGCAGAACCAGAGTTCGCTTACCGATGCATTCTTCAATGATCCGACCGGTACCGACATGACGAAGCTCTTCGCCACCCGGCTGGAGGTGACATGCTGA
- a CDS encoding outer membrane protein, which translates to MLKQSFLALVTLGVFSGAAAAADAVNDIPAAPYVNDVAPSFSWEGFYAGGSAGYGWNRVKSTTFGVTTKHEFDGARFSGFAGYNFEVAPSVVLGVEGDLGYAWGDKTIVTSKVSAGLNGSARLRAGYAVDRALIYTAGGYTATDSEVDAPFGKDSKVLHGWTVGAGIDYAFTDNLFGRVEYRYNDFGKATYRTGAISSVGDVNEHLVKVGLGVKF; encoded by the coding sequence ATGTTGAAACAATCATTTCTGGCACTCGTCACTCTCGGCGTGTTTTCGGGGGCCGCCGCTGCCGCTGATGCGGTCAATGACATTCCGGCTGCACCGTATGTCAATGACGTTGCGCCTTCCTTTTCCTGGGAGGGTTTTTACGCCGGTGGTTCGGCTGGTTATGGCTGGAACCGTGTGAAGTCGACCACTTTTGGCGTCACGACGAAGCATGAATTCGATGGCGCCCGTTTTTCCGGTTTTGCCGGTTATAATTTCGAGGTGGCACCATCCGTCGTTCTCGGCGTTGAGGGCGACCTTGGCTATGCCTGGGGCGACAAAACCATCGTTACCAGCAAGGTTTCCGCAGGTCTTAACGGCTCCGCACGTCTGCGTGCCGGTTATGCCGTCGATCGTGCCTTGATCTACACTGCCGGCGGCTACACCGCGACCGATAGCGAAGTTGATGCACCGTTCGGCAAGGACAGCAAGGTGCTGCATGGCTGGACGGTTGGCGCGGGTATTGATTACGCTTTCACAGACAATTTGTTCGGCCGCGTTGAATATCGCTACAACGATTTTGGTAAGGCGACCTACAGAACGGGTGCGATCTCATCGGTGGGCGATGTCAATGAACATCTCGTCAAGGTTGGTCTCGGCGTAAAGTTCTGA
- a CDS encoding MFS transporter, which yields MLQKSTSPGAFDRQAYMIALLVFVAGGTNAAVVPFIGFYIIQVLGHAPATLGIYSVTAMVASIVASRIYGERVDAGVRVRPLLLLSVAGAFIAAAAATFGHLALLVAVTATGMGLSNAASTLVFSYGRYHGRVQALDTTAYNAFLRMMVSLAWMLLPAAAYLIVDLAGAKAVFMNAMLMAAIWGGLALAIVPRGQTCPMERRQGGETDEGRNLPLLMAAAASFCMSFAHSLCASALPVFLVREVGLPDYAPGLSLSIKCAMEVLLILLAPRIMRRVSARLLLSGAAVTAIIAFNIIASVTTLPAMLFGAAMEGAYYGLFAGTSLTFIQGFARGRTARATALYMNSIFLAALFAVPLMGFVAQYSSFGVSIRLASVGAGAALLLLFLTRRQVSE from the coding sequence ATGCTACAGAAAAGCACTTCGCCGGGCGCTTTTGATCGTCAGGCCTATATGATCGCGCTGCTGGTCTTCGTTGCCGGCGGCACCAATGCGGCTGTCGTGCCTTTTATCGGATTTTACATTATTCAGGTGCTCGGCCACGCGCCTGCGACACTCGGCATCTACAGCGTTACAGCGATGGTTGCCTCGATTGTAGCCAGTCGTATTTATGGTGAACGTGTCGATGCCGGTGTGCGGGTGCGGCCCTTGCTGCTTCTTTCCGTTGCCGGGGCTTTTATCGCTGCGGCGGCGGCGACTTTCGGTCATCTGGCGCTGCTGGTGGCTGTTACGGCCACTGGAATGGGGCTTTCCAACGCCGCCAGCACGCTCGTCTTCAGTTATGGCCGATATCACGGCCGGGTGCAGGCGCTCGATACCACCGCCTACAACGCTTTCCTGCGGATGATGGTATCGCTGGCGTGGATGCTGCTTCCGGCCGCCGCCTATCTGATCGTCGATCTCGCCGGTGCAAAAGCCGTGTTCATGAACGCCATGCTGATGGCAGCCATCTGGGGCGGGCTGGCCTTGGCCATCGTGCCGCGCGGCCAGACATGCCCTATGGAACGGCGACAGGGGGGCGAGACCGATGAAGGGCGCAACCTGCCGCTGCTTATGGCGGCGGCGGCCAGTTTCTGCATGTCTTTCGCCCATTCCCTGTGCGCGTCGGCTCTGCCGGTGTTTCTTGTGCGTGAGGTTGGGTTGCCGGATTACGCGCCGGGCCTGTCGCTCAGCATCAAATGCGCCATGGAGGTTCTGCTGATCCTGCTTGCGCCGAGGATCATGCGCCGGGTCAGCGCGCGCCTGTTGCTGAGCGGTGCGGCGGTGACGGCGATTATAGCCTTCAACATCATCGCCTCGGTCACGACATTACCCGCCATGCTGTTCGGCGCAGCCATGGAGGGAGCTTATTATGGCCTTTTTGCCGGCACGAGCCTGACCTTCATTCAGGGTTTTGCACGCGGGCGCACGGCGCGGGCGACCGCGCTTTATATGAACTCCATCTTCCTTGCCGCACTGTTTGCGGTGCCCTTGATGGGGTTCGTGGCACAATATTCCAGCTTCGGTGTGTCGATCCGGCTTGCCTCGGTGGGCGCCGGCGCAGCCCTGCTGCTATTGTTCCTGACGCGGCGTCAGGTGAGCGAATAG
- a CDS encoding WD40 repeat domain-containing protein: protein MPTVAPLDIEGHVVSTHFLGDIPLFATAAGTIHRLDGGEKVTEAHEGLLTCIRDPYSATLLSGGEDGRVLRIGHDGSISELAHVPRKWVGVVAGGPQKAVAYGLGKSSFVRLSDGTIKEFKEERTVEAIAFAPKGLRIAVARYNGVTLHWVASAGDPVDLEWKGAHTGVTFSPDGKFLVTTMQENALHGWKMEATKGGMEARHMRMTGYPAKVKSISWSAKGKWLASSGAPAAIVWPFAGKDGPMGKAPEELGSRANIMVTNVAFHPVEDVLAIGFIDGMILGVRLADGKEALLRRPGKGAITAMDWSATGKLLAFASEAGDCGIIDISA from the coding sequence ATGCCGACTGTTGCCCCGCTTGATATCGAAGGCCACGTGGTCTCGACCCATTTTCTCGGCGACATTCCCCTGTTTGCCACCGCCGCCGGCACCATTCACCGGCTGGATGGCGGCGAAAAGGTAACCGAGGCGCATGAGGGGCTTTTGACCTGCATTCGTGATCCCTACAGCGCCACGCTGCTTTCCGGTGGTGAGGATGGACGCGTGCTGCGCATCGGCCATGATGGCAGCATCAGCGAGTTGGCGCACGTGCCGCGCAAATGGGTCGGCGTCGTTGCCGGCGGGCCGCAGAAGGCGGTCGCTTACGGTCTCGGCAAGTCCAGCTTCGTGCGGCTGTCGGACGGCACGATCAAGGAATTCAAGGAAGAGCGCACGGTGGAGGCGATTGCCTTTGCGCCCAAGGGCCTGCGCATTGCGGTTGCACGTTACAACGGCGTGACACTGCATTGGGTGGCTAGCGCCGGCGATCCGGTCGATCTGGAATGGAAGGGCGCGCATACCGGCGTCACCTTCTCGCCTGACGGCAAGTTCCTCGTCACCACCATGCAGGAAAACGCCCTGCATGGCTGGAAGATGGAAGCCACCAAGGGCGGCATGGAAGCCCGCCACATGCGCATGACGGGTTATCCAGCCAAGGTCAAATCCATTTCCTGGTCGGCTAAGGGCAAATGGCTTGCCTCTTCCGGCGCGCCGGCCGCCATCGTCTGGCCATTTGCCGGCAAGGACGGCCCGATGGGCAAGGCGCCGGAAGAGCTCGGCAGCCGCGCCAACATCATGGTCACCAACGTCGCCTTCCACCCGGTGGAAGATGTGCTCGCCATTGGCTTCATCGACGGCATGATCCTCGGCGTACGCCTGGCCGATGGCAAGGAAGCCCTGCTTCGTCGCCCCGGCAAGGGCGCCATCACCGCCATGGACTGGAGCGCCACCGGCAAACTGCTCGCCTTTGCCTCAGAGGCAGGCGACTGCGGCATTATCGATATTTCGGCGTAA
- a CDS encoding CobW family GTP-binding protein: MTETAPAKPIPVTVLTGYLGAGKTTLLNRILSENHGKKYAVIVNEFGEIGIDNDLIVESDEEIYEMNNGCVCCTVRGDLIRVVEGLMRRPGRFDGIIVETTGLADPVPVAQTFFMDDDVRAKTELDAVVALVDAKHLPLRLKDSREAEDQIAFADVVVVNKTDLVSPEEVARIEDIVRAINPSARIYKTTRSGVDLARVLDQGAFNLERALENDPHFLEHGHEDHVCGPDCDHDHSHDHHHHDHDHGHHHHDHDHGHDHHHHGAVSPIHDVTVQSVSLRGGEMNPERFFPWIQKVTQTDGPNILRLKGIIAFKGDAERYVVQGVHMIIEGDHQRPWKEDEKRESRLVFIGRELDREKLEKSFNACLATA; the protein is encoded by the coding sequence ATGACCGAAACAGCACCAGCCAAGCCCATTCCAGTCACCGTCCTGACGGGATATCTCGGCGCCGGCAAGACAACGCTTCTTAACCGCATTCTCTCCGAGAACCACGGCAAGAAATACGCTGTCATCGTCAATGAATTCGGCGAGATCGGCATCGATAACGATCTGATCGTCGAGTCCGATGAAGAAATCTACGAAATGAACAATGGCTGCGTGTGCTGCACGGTGCGCGGCGACCTGATCCGCGTCGTGGAAGGCCTGATGCGCCGTCCCGGCCGTTTCGACGGCATCATCGTCGAGACGACAGGTCTTGCCGACCCGGTTCCCGTCGCCCAGACCTTCTTCATGGATGACGACGTGCGCGCCAAGACCGAGCTTGATGCGGTCGTTGCCCTGGTTGACGCCAAGCACCTGCCGCTGCGGCTGAAGGACAGCCGCGAGGCCGAAGACCAGATCGCCTTTGCCGATGTCGTCGTCGTCAACAAGACCGATCTCGTTTCGCCCGAGGAAGTCGCCCGCATCGAGGATATCGTGCGCGCCATCAACCCTTCCGCCCGCATCTACAAGACAACCCGTTCCGGCGTCGATCTCGCCCGGGTGCTCGATCAGGGCGCCTTCAACCTGGAACGCGCGCTGGAAAATGATCCGCATTTCCTCGAGCACGGCCATGAGGATCACGTCTGCGGGCCCGATTGCGACCACGATCACAGCCATGACCACCATCATCACGACCATGACCACGGGCATCATCACCATGATCACGACCATGGCCACGATCACCACCACCATGGCGCGGTTTCGCCGATCCATGATGTGACCGTACAATCGGTATCGCTGCGCGGCGGGGAGATGAACCCCGAGCGTTTCTTCCCATGGATCCAGAAGGTTACCCAGACCGACGGTCCGAACATTCTGCGCCTGAAGGGCATCATCGCCTTCAAGGGCGATGCGGAACGTTACGTGGTGCAGGGTGTGCACATGATCATCGAGGGCGATCACCAGCGCCCGTGGAAGGAAGACGAAAAACGCGAAAGCCGCCTCGTCTTCATCGGCCGCGAACTGGATCGCGAAAAGCTGGAAAAGAGCTTCAACGCCTGCCTCGCAACGGCCTGA
- a CDS encoding creatininase family protein, with product MPNSYTHYHDENVTDPHLRATGAISVLPLGAHEQHGPHLPFETDMLIAEGIVARLAAALPSHLPVSFLPVEPVGYSIEHMDVPGTKTLHYDEAVERWLGIAKTEHEKGVRKFVMLNAHGGNSPLMTIVATEARARFGMLAVATSWTRFGVPADVVKPEDKAIDIHGGDIETSVMLALCPERVRMEKAADFRSRQSDFASRFRHLRAYGPHAFGWLMSDLNPDGVAGNAAAATAQKGERLISHAVKGLVELLEDVHAFDITLFHNKI from the coding sequence ATGCCAAACTCATACACGCATTATCACGACGAAAACGTAACAGACCCGCATCTTCGCGCAACAGGTGCAATTTCCGTGCTGCCGCTGGGGGCGCATGAACAGCATGGGCCGCACCTGCCCTTCGAGACCGATATGCTGATTGCCGAAGGTATCGTTGCCCGTCTCGCCGCCGCCCTGCCCTCCCATCTGCCGGTCTCCTTCCTGCCGGTGGAACCCGTCGGATATTCCATCGAACACATGGACGTGCCGGGCACGAAGACACTGCATTACGATGAAGCTGTTGAACGCTGGCTCGGCATTGCGAAGACGGAACATGAAAAAGGCGTGCGCAAATTCGTGATGCTGAACGCCCATGGCGGCAACTCGCCGCTGATGACCATCGTTGCCACCGAGGCCCGCGCCCGTTTCGGCATGCTGGCGGTTGCCACCAGCTGGACCCGTTTCGGCGTGCCCGCCGATGTGGTGAAGCCGGAAGACAAGGCGATCGACATTCATGGCGGCGATATCGAAACCTCCGTCATGCTGGCGCTCTGCCCGGAACGGGTAAGAATGGAAAAGGCAGCCGATTTCCGCTCGCGCCAGAGCGATTTCGCCAGCCGCTTCCGGCATCTGCGCGCCTATGGCCCGCACGCCTTCGGCTGGCTGATGAGCGATCTCAACCCTGATGGTGTTGCCGGAAATGCCGCAGCAGCCACGGCGCAAAAGGGTGAGAGGCTCATCTCCCACGCCGTCAAGGGCCTTGTCGAACTGCTTGAAGATGTCCACGCTTTTGACATAACGTTATTTCATAACAAAATTTGA
- a CDS encoding MarR family winged helix-turn-helix transcriptional regulator translates to MSKDKTGHKDKGAKKEKGGKKIKDAKKRDENFNPEELAQSITQAARSMRTALSHSLAESGLYAGQDGVILALAQEGSLTPGQIAQKLGVKAPTMTRTIGRMEAQGFVERSGDDEDGRVTLVKLTEAGLKSVEHINISIADCGARAIEGLSAKDVRTVVKLLKAIDTNLQ, encoded by the coding sequence ATGAGCAAGGACAAAACTGGGCATAAGGACAAGGGCGCCAAAAAAGAAAAGGGCGGCAAGAAAATAAAGGACGCCAAAAAAAGGGATGAGAATTTCAACCCCGAAGAACTGGCGCAATCCATCACCCAGGCCGCCCGTTCCATGCGCACGGCGCTGAGCCACAGCCTGGCCGAAAGCGGGCTTTATGCCGGGCAGGACGGTGTTATCCTGGCGCTGGCGCAGGAAGGCAGCCTGACACCGGGGCAGATCGCCCAGAAACTCGGCGTCAAGGCGCCCACCATGACGCGCACCATCGGCCGCATGGAGGCCCAGGGCTTCGTGGAGCGCAGCGGCGACGACGAGGATGGCCGCGTGACCTTGGTGAAGCTGACGGAGGCGGGACTGAAAAGCGTTGAACACATCAACATCTCGATAGCCGATTGTGGCGCCAGGGCCATAGAGGGGCTTTCGGCCAAGGATGTGCGCACCGTGGTTAAACTTCTCAAGGCAATCGATACCAATCTTCAATGA